The Jiangella alba genome includes the window CGCTCGCCGAGGGCGCGACGACTCGCTGACGGTGGCGCTCAGGGCGTCAGGCGGGCGGCCGCGTGCTGGGCGAGGCCGTCGGCGCAGCGCTGCAGGAACTTCGCCAGCGAGCGGCGATAGGCACCGCCCATGCCGGGCACCTTGGCCCGGAACGACGAGCGCCAGCGGATGGTGGTGCCGTCAGGCCCCTCCGTCAGGTCGACGTCGGCGCGGTAGCCCTTGATCGCCAGGCCCGACAGCAGCGCGTAGCTGAACCGCCGGTCCGGCACCAGCTCGACGATGCGCTCGCGGCTGGTGGTGCGGCCGGTGTGGAATCTGCGGACCGCGCCGAGGCTCTCGCCGCCCTCCGGGCCGGGCGACTCGAGCTCGAACGAGCCGAGCGGCGACCAGGTCGGCCAGCTCGCGCCGTCGCGCAGCAGGGCGTAGACGGCAGCGGCTGGTGCCGTCGTGGTGGCGGTGACGTCGATGCGTTGTTCACCCATGTACCAAATGGTACAGGTACGATCTGAGACATGGCAGAGGCGGGTGGCGGGAAGGAGCGGTTGTTGCGGGCCGCGATCGACTACGTCGCGGCGAACGGAGTGGGCGAGCGCAGCCTGCGGCAGATCGCCACGGCGCTGGGCACCAGTCACCGCATGCTGATCTACCACTTCGGCTCCAAGGAGGGCCTGCTCGTCGAGGTCGCCCGTACCGTCGAGCAGCGGCAGCGGGAACTGCTGGCCGAGCTGGCCGCCGCCGACGACCCGGTCGAGGCGGGCCGGCGATTCTGGACCCGCGTGTCCGACCCGGCGCTGTGGCCGAACGAGCGGCTGTTCTTCGAGCTCTACGGCCGCGCCCTGCAGGGCGACCCGGCGGCGCTGCCGCTGCTCGACGGCGTCGTCGACACCTGGGTGGAGGCCCTGGCCGCGCCCATGGAGCGGGCCGGCGTCGCGCCCGGCATCGCCCGGTCGCAGGCACGGCTCGGGGTCGCGGTGGGTCGCGGGCTGCTGCTGGACCTCCTCGCCACCGGCGACCGCGCCGCCGTCGACGCCGCCATGGACCGCTTCGTCGCCATGTTCGCGGCGACCCTGCCTGCTACGGACCCGTCACACTGACCACGAAGGGCGTCGCGATGCCGACGGCCAGCTCGCCCGTCCCGGGCCGGGCGCCGGCCGGGATCGTCACCTCGGCCGCCGCCGTTCGCCGTCTTGCGTTAGTGCGCCGTTTTGCGGCAGTTGGCCGTCCCCCTGCTGCCCATTTTCTTAGCCGCGGCACCGCGCCTCAAGCGGAGCCCTGTTGGCGCTTCGCGCGGACGGCGGGCACCGCTTGACCCGCGGCACCGCGGTCTAAGTACTGGCAGCTATCAGGGGGTCGGGGGAAGTGCG containing:
- a CDS encoding SRPBCC family protein — encoded protein: MGEQRIDVTATTTAPAAAVYALLRDGASWPTWSPLGSFELESPGPEGGESLGAVRRFHTGRTTSRERIVELVPDRRFSYALLSGLAIKGYRADVDLTEGPDGTTIRWRSSFRAKVPGMGGAYRRSLAKFLQRCADGLAQHAAARLTP
- a CDS encoding TetR/AcrR family transcriptional regulator, with amino-acid sequence MAEAGGGKERLLRAAIDYVAANGVGERSLRQIATALGTSHRMLIYHFGSKEGLLVEVARTVEQRQRELLAELAAADDPVEAGRRFWTRVSDPALWPNERLFFELYGRALQGDPAALPLLDGVVDTWVEALAAPMERAGVAPGIARSQARLGVAVGRGLLLDLLATGDRAAVDAAMDRFVAMFAATLPATDPSH